In the Candidatus Coatesbacteria bacterium genome, AAGCCTGGGGTGGTTAATCTCATCACGACACCAACCCGTTTCGAGCGGGGGGGCGGGGGCAAAGGGCGGTCGGCGGTCGGTTAATCCGCCGCGGATACCGTCCGGCTCCAACTCCACCGGGAAGGACAACCGTGCGTATCAAGAGCCTGATGAATTCCAAGAAGGTCGTCGCCGGCGACGGCACCCACCTGCGCGAGCTGATCAACGCCCACAACGACGAGGGCTTCGCCGGACGCTACAGCCTGGCCGAGGCCATCCTGCTGCCCGGCAAGGCCTCCAAGCGTCACCGCCTGACCTCCAGCGAGCTGTACTACGTGGTGGCGGGGGCGGCGATCATGCACATCGACGACGAGACGGCGCGGATCGAGGAAGGCGACTGCGTCGACATCCCGCCGGGGGCGATCCAGTGGGTGGACAACCGCGAGGGTTCCGAGCCCTTCGTCTACCTCTGCATCGTCGACCCGGCCTGGCGCCCCGAAGACGAGGAGATTCTGGAGTAGCGCCCATCGCCGTCACTCCCCCGCTTCGCCGCTGCGTGCGTTTGTCGCCGTGCGCGGTCGGGGGTTCTCACCGCCCCGGCCGGCGCCGTCACGGTTTTTGCAGCGCTCCGCCGTCCGCCGGGGGCGTCCGGCGGAGGCAAAAACCGCGCCGGCGCCTCCCGTCGGGCAACGCGGGGTATGCCTCTAATCCATTCGACGAGCGAGCGGTTACGGTTCCGCTCGCAACTCTGAGCAACACAGCGCCCGCGGCCGTCCGTCTGTCCCTGTGGCTGGTGCGGACGGCCAGTCCTGCGTAACCGGTTCCTTGCTTGCCACCAGCGACTTGATCAGCTGCTTCGGCGGTGGGAAAATACACTACACCAAGCCGAAAGGGTTACGGTATCACCCAGGCTTCAGGACCATTGCGCTCGGAGTAGATACCGCCGTCGCAAATCGCCGCGAAGGCAGCTAGAGGTCCGCGGGAGCCTCGGCTCAACTGACGGCTGGTGACAG is a window encoding:
- a CDS encoding cupin domain-containing protein, whose amino-acid sequence is MNSKKVVAGDGTHLRELINAHNDEGFAGRYSLAEAILLPGKASKRHRLTSSELYYVVAGAAIMHIDDETARIEEGDCVDIPPGAIQWVDNREGSEPFVYLCIVDPAWRPEDEEILE